A genomic segment from Meiothermus cerbereus DSM 11376 encodes:
- a CDS encoding cytochrome c oxidase subunit 2A — MEEKEQKPIGALFVVGVVTVFILAFWFFHFYMYLARG; from the coding sequence ATGGAAGAAAAAGAACAAAAACCCATTGGCGCCTTGTTTGTAGTTGGTGTGGTCACGGTTTTTATCCTGGCCTTTTGGTTTTTCCACTTCTACATGTACCTTGCGAGGGGATAG
- a CDS encoding cytochrome c oxidase subunit II encodes MEHQEHIIERYERAWIFFGLAMITVFIILVGYLMLTMGNTNPVRADRIDATKVRTEGNFANPRVEQVGNEYVAYVQAFAFGYLPAEMRFKVGKKVTFYVTSPDVQHSFHVHNTNINVQVIPGEVAKVSYTFTKPGEYPIICNEYCGIGHANMISKLIVEP; translated from the coding sequence ATGGAACACCAGGAACACATCATCGAGCGCTACGAGCGGGCCTGGATCTTCTTCGGCCTGGCCATGATTACGGTTTTCATCATTCTGGTGGGCTATTTGATGCTCACCATGGGCAACACCAACCCGGTGCGGGCCGACCGAATCGATGCCACCAAGGTACGCACCGAGGGCAACTTTGCCAACCCCCGCGTCGAACAGGTCGGCAACGAGTACGTTGCGTATGTACAGGCCTTTGCCTTTGGCTACCTGCCGGCTGAAATGCGCTTTAAAGTGGGTAAGAAAGTTACCTTCTACGTCACTTCGCCCGACGTGCAGCACAGCTTCCACGTACACAACACCAACATCAACGTACAGGTGATCCCTGGGGAAGTCGCTAAGGTGAGCTATACCTTCACCAAGCCCGGTGAGTACCCCATCATCTGCAACGAATACTGCGGCATCGGCCACGCCAACATGATCAGCAAACTCATTGTGGAACCGTAA
- a CDS encoding cbb3-type cytochrome c oxidase subunit I, with amino-acid sequence MAVKTLSNYDAYASAPEKKYALYMMMLGFAALALGTFFGPLQAFNYGGLDLYPLLKPVFQSYYQGLTLHGVLNAIIFTQLFAQTIMVYLPARELGLQPNMKLAWVSFWMALGGLLIAAIPLLLNEASVLYTFYAPLKANWAFYVGAAIFVLSSYVSIYLVIDMWMRWRRANPGKITPLATFMAVTFWLMWFLASLGLVVEALFLIAWSLGLVAGVDPLLMRTLFWYTGHPIVYFWLLPAYTLAYVTLPKLAGGKLVSDPLSRLVFILFLLFSVPVGFHHQFADPGIAPYWKMIHTVLTMFVAVPSLITAFTIAASLEVAGRANGGKGLLGWIRALPWNNPTVLAFLLGFLAFIPGGAGGMVNASFNLNQNVHNTVWIPGHFHLQVGTLVTMAAMGTAFWLIPHLTGKPLVARGMALASQWLWFLGMFIMTFALHWMGFLYAIPRRAHISGSPIAMEAYKESSAWMVLNIVSGVILLVAAILFFYVIFATALQNRREPGQVLAEVPFTAVMSKPEGSGLAQLTERVWFWFGIAVVLVVLAYGPVLFQMFTNMNPVPGQRLW; translated from the coding sequence ATGGCGGTCAAAACCCTGTCCAACTACGATGCCTACGCATCTGCACCCGAAAAGAAGTATGCCCTTTACATGATGATGCTGGGCTTTGCAGCCCTAGCCCTGGGCACGTTTTTTGGTCCCCTCCAGGCCTTCAACTACGGCGGTCTGGATCTGTACCCCCTGCTTAAACCTGTCTTCCAAAGCTACTATCAAGGCCTCACTCTGCATGGGGTGTTGAACGCGATCATCTTTACCCAGCTTTTCGCTCAGACCATCATGGTCTACTTGCCTGCACGCGAGTTAGGCTTGCAGCCAAATATGAAGCTGGCCTGGGTCTCCTTCTGGATGGCCTTGGGTGGGCTGCTCATCGCTGCTATACCCCTTTTGCTCAACGAGGCCTCGGTGCTTTACACCTTCTACGCGCCACTCAAGGCTAACTGGGCCTTCTATGTCGGCGCTGCCATTTTTGTGCTCTCGAGCTACGTCAGCATCTACCTAGTCATTGATATGTGGATGCGCTGGCGCAGGGCCAATCCAGGAAAAATCACGCCTCTTGCCACCTTCATGGCCGTAACCTTTTGGCTCATGTGGTTCTTGGCCAGCTTAGGTCTGGTGGTGGAGGCTTTGTTCCTAATCGCCTGGTCTTTGGGGCTGGTAGCTGGTGTAGACCCGCTTCTGATGCGCACTTTGTTCTGGTATACAGGCCACCCCATCGTGTACTTCTGGTTGTTGCCGGCCTATACCCTGGCCTACGTGACCCTGCCCAAACTGGCCGGCGGCAAGCTGGTCTCCGACCCCTTGTCCAGGCTGGTTTTTATCCTGTTCTTGCTGTTCTCGGTACCGGTGGGCTTCCACCACCAGTTCGCCGACCCCGGCATCGCCCCCTACTGGAAAATGATCCACACCGTCCTGACCATGTTCGTAGCGGTTCCCAGCCTCATCACCGCTTTTACCATTGCAGCTTCACTAGAGGTCGCGGGTCGGGCCAACGGTGGCAAGGGTCTGTTGGGTTGGATTCGCGCACTGCCATGGAACAACCCCACAGTTCTGGCCTTCCTGCTCGGCTTTCTGGCCTTCATTCCCGGCGGGGCCGGCGGTATGGTCAACGCCAGCTTTAACCTGAACCAAAATGTGCACAACACCGTCTGGATTCCTGGCCACTTCCACCTGCAAGTGGGCACCCTGGTCACCATGGCGGCCATGGGCACGGCCTTCTGGTTGATTCCCCACCTGACCGGCAAACCTTTGGTAGCCAGAGGAATGGCCCTGGCCTCACAGTGGCTGTGGTTCCTGGGCATGTTCATCATGACCTTTGCTCTGCACTGGATGGGCTTCCTCTATGCCATCCCCCGCCGTGCCCACATCTCCGGCAGCCCCATCGCCATGGAGGCCTACAAAGAAAGCTCGGCCTGGATGGTGCTCAACATCGTATCGGGGGTCATTTTGCTTGTGGCGGCCATCCTGTTCTTCTACGTGATTTTTGCCACGGCCCTGCAAAACCGCCGCGAGCCCGGCCAGGTTCTCGCCGAGGTACCCTTCACCGCGGTGATGTCTAAACCTGAGGGCAGCGGGCTCGCGCAGCTCACCGAGCGGGTCTGGTTCTGGTTTGGCATTGCGGTGGTGCTGGTGGTGCTGGCCTATGGCCCAGTGCTCTTCCAGATGTTCACCAACATGAACCCCGTGCCAGGCCAACGGCTCTGGTAG
- a CDS encoding MFS transporter, producing MKKLPPEVYVLGTVSLFTDIASEMVYPLLPLFLTGVLGASTTVVGLVEGIAEATASLFKVAGGRISDRIAARKPLILLGYGFPALLRPVLALAMAPWQVLAYRFLDRVGKGLRTAPRDALIAEVASQDSYGRAYGFHRAMDSLGATIGPLLAFLLLPLLDFRGVFWVSAIPALLATLVIVFFLREKRGLAKPLPPLRLSTFSLRYRWFLLVTGVATLGLSSNAFLILRLNDLGLSAAQATLVYTAYNLLYALMAYPLGTLADRVGAKALVMLGFLTYALVYLGFGLSSTGWQGILLFLLYALYSAAFEGSSRAYLAQVIPATEKASAIGLYHTLVGVLLFPASAIFGFLWQHFGSSVAFFTGAALALSALVLFWLDPTSKRSYTP from the coding sequence ATGAAGAAGCTGCCCCCTGAAGTTTATGTTTTAGGAACGGTAAGCCTTTTTACGGATATAGCCTCAGAGATGGTCTATCCACTTCTCCCGCTTTTTCTCACCGGGGTATTGGGCGCTTCCACCACGGTCGTGGGTTTGGTCGAAGGCATTGCCGAAGCCACCGCCAGCCTGTTCAAGGTGGCAGGGGGGCGCATTTCCGACCGAATAGCGGCGCGAAAGCCACTCATTTTGCTGGGCTATGGCTTCCCGGCCCTGCTGCGGCCTGTGCTGGCCCTGGCAATGGCCCCCTGGCAGGTGCTGGCCTATCGCTTTTTAGACCGTGTGGGCAAGGGTCTTCGCACGGCTCCCAGGGACGCCTTGATAGCAGAGGTGGCCAGCCAGGATAGCTACGGGCGCGCCTATGGGTTCCACCGCGCCATGGACAGCCTGGGCGCTACCATCGGGCCCCTGCTGGCTTTTTTGCTGCTGCCGTTGTTGGACTTTCGCGGGGTGTTCTGGGTTTCGGCCATTCCGGCCCTTTTGGCCACCCTGGTCATTGTTTTCTTTTTGCGCGAAAAGCGCGGCCTGGCCAAACCGTTACCTCCCCTTCGACTTTCGACCTTTTCGCTCCGATACCGTTGGTTTTTGCTGGTAACGGGGGTGGCTACGCTGGGGCTTTCCTCCAATGCTTTCCTAATTTTGCGTTTGAATGATTTAGGGCTAAGTGCGGCCCAAGCCACCCTGGTTTACACCGCCTATAACCTGCTGTATGCCCTTATGGCCTATCCGCTGGGAACACTGGCCGACCGGGTGGGGGCTAAAGCTCTGGTAATGCTAGGTTTCTTGACCTACGCCCTGGTCTACCTGGGGTTCGGGCTAAGTAGCACTGGCTGGCAGGGAATTCTTCTATTTTTGCTGTATGCCCTGTACAGCGCGGCCTTCGAAGGTAGCAGCCGGGCTTATCTGGCCCAGGTTATTCCAGCAACCGAGAAGGCCAGCGCCATTGGGCTATACCATACCTTAGTGGGCGTACTGTTGTTTCCTGCCAGCGCTATTTTTGGCTTCCTGTGGCAACATTTTGGTTCCAGCGTAGCTTTTTTTACCGGAGCCGCCCTAGCCCTCTCGGCACTGGTGTTGTTCTGGCTTGACCCTACCTCCAAGCGCAGCTATACTCCATAG
- the rpsO gene encoding 30S ribosomal protein S15: MPFTREEKASVIEKHAHKPGDTGSTEVQVALLTERINRLSAHLTANKNDVAAKRGLLTMVGQRKRLLGYLESKDKARYKALIEKLGLRK; this comes from the coding sequence ATGCCATTCACAAGAGAAGAAAAAGCCAGCGTTATCGAAAAGCACGCCCACAAGCCCGGCGATACCGGTTCCACCGAGGTTCAGGTAGCCCTGCTCACCGAGCGGATCAACCGTCTTTCGGCCCACCTCACGGCCAACAAGAATGACGTTGCAGCCAAGCGGGGGCTTTTGACTATGGTGGGCCAGCGCAAGCGGCTTCTGGGCTACCTGGAGAGCAAGGACAAGGCCCGCTACAAGGCGCTAATCGAAAAGCTTGGGCTGCGTAAATAA